The proteins below are encoded in one region of Pseudomonas sp. SCB32:
- a CDS encoding SRPBCC family protein, translating to MPAPAEAVFEAFHDHRQRLRWDTLLSEAYVEGGATHPSIGAVSVNRGRGIRRCFMLRTRFVNFDPPRRAAAVLVEPSGPFRQWAATLQHRDLAAGHSELLYSFDLAIRPRWLGRWLDAWVAGFFERATRQRFAALANYLQSRPGRVGG from the coding sequence ATGCCGGCGCCCGCCGAGGCGGTATTCGAGGCTTTCCATGATCATCGCCAGCGTCTGCGCTGGGACACGCTGTTGTCAGAGGCGTACGTCGAAGGTGGGGCAACCCACCCGTCGATCGGCGCGGTATCGGTGAATCGCGGGCGGGGGATACGGCGCTGCTTCATGCTGCGCACGCGTTTCGTCAACTTCGATCCGCCCAGGCGTGCCGCTGCCGTGCTGGTCGAGCCCAGCGGACCGTTCCGGCAGTGGGCGGCCACGCTGCAGCATCGCGACCTTGCGGCGGGGCACTCCGAGTTGCTGTACAGCTTCGACCTGGCGATACGCCCGCGCTGGCTGGGGCGGTGGCTGGATGCCTGGGTGGCGGGATTCTTCGAGCGGGCCACGCGCCAGCGTTTTGCCGCACTGGCGAACTATCTGCAGTCTCGCCCCGGCCGGGTGGGTGGCTGA